One Podospora pseudopauciseta strain CBS 411.78 chromosome 5 map unlocalized CBS411.78m_5, whole genome shotgun sequence DNA window includes the following coding sequences:
- the gap1 gene encoding RasGAP protein (COG:T; EggNog:ENOG503NU3K), translating to MSVMLQTPSRASTASSSSFQPISRQNTMSSYDGSRSARQSKRYSMSALYMSMSANESDLVIEDDLAKAQKTLRDLKAKISSQSKKNFVLEKDVRYLDSRIALLIQNRMALEEQNEVASHLEDAAEMQEGVFPNDDKTQRYGNLLFLLQSEPRHIAHLCRLVSMSEIDSLLQTVMFTIYGNQYESREEHLLLTMFQSVLTYQFDNTPEYSSLLRANTPVSRMMTTYTRRGPGQSFLKAVLADRINGLIELKDLDLEINPLKVYERMIEQIEEDTGSLPASLPKGITAEQAAENPQVQAIIEPRLTMLTEIANGFLTTIIDGLEEAPYGIRWICKQIRSLTKRKYPDANDQVICTLIGGFFFLRFINPAIVTPKSYMLIDGTPADRPRRTLTYIAKMLQNLANKPSYAKEPYMAKLQPFVLQNKDRINKFMLDLCEVQDFYESLEMDNYVALSKKDLELSITLNEIYAMHSLIDKHKGEICKDANSHLSIIVNELGPAPPQVPRKENRVINLPLFSRWETAIDDLTAALDITQEEVFFMEAKSIFVQILRTIPAGSSVAKRPLRLERIADAAATSKNDAVMVRKGIRAMELLSQLQELKVVDKSDGFMLLRDEVEQELQHLGSLKEGVDLETKKLEEVYKTIRDHNSYLVGQLETYKNYLHNVRSQSEGTRRKQQKQQVLGPYKFTHQQLEKEGVIQKSNVPDNRRANIYFNFTSPLPGTFVISLHYKGRNRGLLELDLKLDDLLEMQKDNQDDLDLEYVQFNVPKVLALLNKRFARKKGW from the exons GATGACCTTGCCAAAG CGCAAAAGACATTGCGAGACCTGAAGGCCAAGATCTCGTCGCAGTCAAAGAAGAACTTTGTGCTCGAAAAAGATGTTCGGTACCTCGACTCGCGCATCGCCCTGCTGATTCAGAATCGcatggcgttggaggag CAAAACGAAGTCGCTAGCCACCTCGAAGATGCCGCCGAAATGCAGGAGGGAGTCTTCCCCAACGACGACAAGACCCAGAGATACGGAAACCTGCTGTTCCTCCTGCAGTCCGAACCCAGACACATTGCGCACCTCTGTCGACTCGTCTCCATGTCCGAGATCGACTCTCTGCTGCAGACAGTCATGTTCACCATCTACGGAAACCAGTACGAAAGTCGCGAAGAGCACCTGCTGCTAACCATGTTTCAG TCTGTCCTCACGTATCAGTTCGACAACACGCCCGAGTACTCGTCGCTCTTGCGCGCCAACACCCCTGTTTCACGAATGATGACGACTTACACCAGAAGAGGTCCCGGCCAGAGCTTTCTCAAGGCAGTGCTTGCTGACAGGATCAATGGCCTGATTGAGTTGAAGGACTTGGATTTGGAAATTAACCCGCTCAAGGTTTACGAACGCATGATTGAACAAATTGAAGAAGACACGGGCAGTCTTCCGGCTTCGCTGCCAAAGGGCATCACGGCCGAACAGGCCGCCGAGAACCCTCAGGTTCAAGCCATCATCGAGCCGCGCCTGACCATGCTGACCGAGATCGCCAACGGATTCTTGaccaccatcatcgacgGCCTCGAGGAAGCGCCCTACGGAATCCGCTGGATCTGCAAGCAGATTCGCAGCTTGACCAAGAGAAAATACCCAGACGCCAACGACCAGGTCATTTGCACCTTGATTGgtggcttcttctttttgcgcttcatcaaccccgccatcgtcACGCCTAAGTCGTACATGCTGATCGACGGCACCCCGGCCGACCGCCCCAGGAGGACGCTCACCTACATCGCCAAGATGCTGCAAAACCTGGCCAACAAGCCATCGTACGCAAAGGAACCCTACATGGCCAAGTTGCAGCCGTTTGTTCTGCAAAACAAGGACCGGATCAACAAGTTTATGCTGGACCTGTGCGAAGTGCAAGATTTCTACGAGAGCCTCGAGATGGATAATTATGTCGCCTTGTCCAAGAAAGACCTGGAGCTGTCGATTACCCTGAACGAGATCTACGCCATGCACTCGCTGATTGACAAGCACAAGGGGGAGATTTGCAAGGACGCGAATTCTCACTTGTCCATCATCGTTAATGAGCTGGGCCCCGCGCCGCCGCAGGtgccgaggaaggagaacAGGGTGATCAACTTGCCGCTGTTCAGCAGGTGGGAGACGGCGATTGATGATCTGACGGCCGCGTTGGACATCACTCAAGAGGAGGTGTTTTTCATGGAGGCCAAGTCGATCTTTGTGCAGATTTTGAGGACGATCCCGGCCGGATCCTCGGTGGCTAAGAGGCCGTTGAGGCTGGAGAGGATTGCGGATGCGGCAGCAACGAGCAAGAACGATGCGGTCATGGTGCGTAAGGGCATCAGGGCAATGGAGCTGTTGAGTCAGCTGCAGGAGCtgaaggtggtggacaaGAGCGACGGGTTCATGCTGTTGCGCGATGAAGTCGAACAGGAGCTGCAGCATCTGGGGAGCCTgaaggagggtgttgatctcgaaaccaagaagctggaggaggtgtacAAGACGATTAGGGATCACAACTCGTACCTCGTCGGCCAGCTCGAAACATACAAGAACTACCTGCACAACGTCAGGAGTCAGAGCGAAGGCACGCGACGAAaacagcagaagcagcaggtTCTCGGACCCTACAAGTTCACACACCAACAGCTCGAAAAGGAGGGTGTCATCCAGAAGAGCAACGTTCCGGACAATAGGAGGGCGAACATCTACTTTAACTTTACGAGCCCGCTGCCAGGAACCTTTGTCATCTCGCTTCACTACAAGGGGCGGAATAGAGGTCTGCTGGAGCTTGATTTGAAGCTGGATGACTTGCTGGAGATGCAAAAGGATAACCAGGACGATTTGGATCTCGAGTATGTCCAGTTTAATGTGCCAAAGGTGCTGGCCTTGTTGAACAAGAGGTTtgcgaggaagaaggggtggTAG
- a CDS encoding uncharacterized protein (EggNog:ENOG503NYNF; COG:S), with translation MTADSLDQSAARGTSHTLTGGSSNNTTLDSPPFHPEKESRSHPSRPSSRHSHLTTTSSDSSNGDPLSPLEHALGRTTSIPQTDAIYQQDADNNNNNHLTHTRTGRTSITSAASRPPDYEVTISTDDPEHPMNWPFWYRTYTIITVSYSTWVVVLYSTSYTATLPKIMDEFDITSKPIATLGLTTYLLGLAAGSVIVAPMSELYGRRPVYLVCLAAFIVLIIPCGLADSLSEMVIVRFFGALFGSAMISNSPGTVVDISSDKYLALCMSLWSIAPLNGPVTGPLIGGFVNDYLGWRWGNWLAIILSGIAFVLTFFVRESYLPTLIKQKAARRRKETGDENWWCKYDQRSVSTWGLLKLNLSRPFVLAVTEPILWCFNIWISVIYGILYLCFIAYPIIFTQHRGWSPSLTGLSFLGIGLGTLLSIFLEPLWRKMINSSPKRDPLNPSRPAPEATALIMCVGAVLTPIGQLVFSWTSLPASIHPSISLLFGSVPFGMGNTLSFIYGSNYLAGAYGIYAASALAGNAVMRSVFGAALPLAGPAMYKAMSPQWAGTFLGGLEVMLVPIPFLFYKWGERIRGKSRVIRLMREERDREEKTAERRRKRAARRAAKGGRDVEGEEGEGEKTEVEEGKGRGREMGV, from the exons ATGACAGCCGACTCGCTTGACCAGAGCGCTGCCCGCGGGACATCCCACACACTTACCGGCGGCTCATCCAACAACACGACATTGGACAGCCCCCCATTCCACCCAGAAAAGGAGTCTCGCTCTCACCCCTCGCGGCCCTCCTCCCGTCActctcacctcaccaccacctcttcagATTCCTCCAACGGCGACCCCCTATCCCCCCTCGAACACGCCCTCGGCCGAACCACATCCATCCCCCAAACCGACGCCATCTACCAACAAGAtgccgacaacaacaacaacaaccacctcacccacaCCCGCACCGGCCgcacctccatcacctctGCCGCCTCCCGCCCCCCAGACTACGAAGTCACCATCTCCACGGACGACCCCGAGCACCCCATGAACTGGCCCTTTTGGTACAGGACCTACACCATCATCACGGTCTCCTACTCCACCTGGGTTGTAGTGCTCTACTCAACCTCCTACACAgccaccctcccaaaaatAATGGACGAATTCGACATCACCTCCAAACCCATCGCCACCCTGGGCCTGACAACCTACCTCCTAGGCCTAGCAGCCGGCTCGGTGATCGTAGCCCCCATGTCGGAGCTCTACGGCCGCAGACCAGTCTACCTCGTCTGCCTCGCCGCGTTTATTgttctcatcatcccctgCGGATTAGCCGACTCGTTGTCAGAGATGGTGATAGTCCGTTTCTTCGG CGCGCTCTTCGGCTCAGCCATGATCTCCAACTCTCCCGGAACAGTAGTCGACATCTCCTCAGACAAGTACCTCGCCCTCTGCATGTCACTATGGTCCATCGCCCCCCTCAACGGTCCGGTCACCGGCCCCCTGATCGGCGGCTTCGTCAACGACTACCTCGGCTGGCGGTGGGGAAACTGGTTGgccatcatcctctccgGCATCGCTTTTGTCCTCACCTTTTTCGTCCGGGAATCCTACCTGCCCACGCTGATAAAGCAGAAAGCCgcgcggaggaggaaggagacggGGGATGAGAACTGGTGGTGTAAATACGACCAGCGGTCTGTTTCAAcatgggggttgttgaagctGAATCTGTCCCGGCCGTTTGTGCTCGCGGTGACGGAGCCGATTTTGTGGTGTTTTAATATCTG GATATCCGTGATCTACGGCATCCTCTACCTCTGCTTCATCGCCtaccccatcatcttcacccAGCACCGCGGCTGGTCACCCTCCCTCACCggcctctccttcctcggcatcggcctcggcaccctcctctccatcttcctggAACCCTTGTGGCGGAAAATGATAAACTCCTCCCCTAAACGCGACCCCCTCAACCCGTCCCGCCCGGCACCAGAAGCCACAGCGTTGATCATGTGCGTCGGTGCCGTCCTCACCCCCATCGGCCAGCTCGTCTTCAGCTGGACCAGTCTCCCAGCCTCAATCCACCcttccatctccctcctgtTCGGCTCCGTCCCCTTCGGCATGGGTAACACGCTTTCGTTCATCTACGGGAGCAACTACCTCGCGGGAGCGTACGGGATATACGCCGCTTCCGCGCTGGCAGGGAACGCGGTGATGAGGTCAGTGTTTGGGGCTGCGCTGCCGCTGGCGGGGCCGGCGATGTACAAAGCCATGAGTCCGCAGTGGGCGGGGACGTTtctgggggggttggaggtgatGCTGGTGCCGATTCCGTTCTTGTTTTATAagtggggggagaggattaGGGGGAAGTCGAGGGTGATCAGGctgatgagggaggagagggatagAGAGGAGAAAACGGCCgagaggaggcggaagagggcggcgcggagggcggcgaagggtgggagggatgttgaaggggaggagggggagggggaaaagacagaagtggaggaggggaaaggacggggaagggagatgggggtttaG
- the HPC2 gene encoding HIR complex subunit (COG:S; EggNog:ENOG503P14K), giving the protein MQQYHSSSPSLLSSPPSAISEPGSPTRIINATRANIEMDEIIVDPGSAARFGIMQQQVQQQQASEYPPGTQLTAAGVPRKKPGRKPGSTVKPKVAPDGTVEPPKQRRPRKPKDPNAPPVQRKRKAALTESNETNSEMDARAASGPPAAAAARQPKITELTSMRMSLDGGAGFVQTPPKRESMTSMQMQNLLNSDEPPPQPQPTAPARQMFDPIRGNYDPIRESMVSRDPYGTGGPLGSPRAPAQAPNRASASPSIASLVDPPTSIISPRPTQSFTTTTSQPRFQEPSSVPASPANPVLATPATMPKPTLAEARRPPPPPPAPASVSKPEPKMNSFTSMSSIPSGSSLAAVAAPPAPVQSKKIAAVVQQETKANKKARSSTSSSPKINGVKEKDSLPPLPASERSILDFGRAKPGEEVEPPSIALHIPLKQGENNKYVNFMRMAEERYGWDALHPRLAASRERKALIAAATAALEKEKNGSGRDTGDEMEEDLSEADNSNVEMGGMGNGNPASGPEAAPAKPARKKRNFKEDEYDKDDDFVDDSEMLWEEQAAASRDGFFVYSGPLIPEVEKPVVPEGPPRRGRGGRGRGSRGGARGGGESGRGRGGGPGSRGGTVRKPRITKLEKEQRDREKAEREALAQMASKAGATTPGPTANTSPAGALNLLTLTPPAAGTGVTL; this is encoded by the coding sequence ATGCAGCAGTATCAcagctcatcaccctccctgTTGTCATCACCGCCTTCTGCCATTTCCGAGCCTGGATCGCCCACTCGGATCATCAACGCCACCAGAGCCAACATTGAAATGGACGAGATCATTGTCGACCCCGGGTCAGCTGCCAGATTCGGCATTATGCAGCAACAGgtccagcaacagcaagccTCCGAGTACCCGCCCGGCACACAACTGACCGCCGCCGGCGTTCCTAGGAAAAAGCCGGGCCGGAAGCCTGGTAGCACAGTCAAGCCGAAGGTCGCACCTGATGGGACTGTCGAGCCACCCAAGCAGCGTCGGCCGAGGAAACCCAAGGACCCCAATGCCCCGCCTGTCCAGAGGAAACGCAAAGCCGCTCTTACCGAGAGCAATGAGACAAACTCGGAGATGGATGCGCGGGCTGCCTCTGgtcccccagcagcagcagcagctcgtcAGCCCAAGATCACAGAACTCACCTCGATGCGCATGTCGTTGGACGGTGGCGCCGGCTTCGTCCAGACGCCAcccaagagagagagcatgACCTCGATGCAAATGCAGAATCTCCTCAACAGCGACGAGCCACCTCCGCAGCCCCAGCCGACGGCGCCTGCCAGGCAGATGTTTGATCCCATCCGAGGCAACTATGACCCCATTAGGGAAAGCATGGTATCTCGCGACCCCTATGGCACCGGAGGTCCGCTTGGCTCCCCTCGCGCGCCTGCCCAGGCTCCCAACAGGGCCAGCGCATCGCCATCTATTGCCAGCCTAGTCGATCCTCCgacctccatcatctcaccCAGACCGACGCAATCGTTTACAACAACTACTTCGCAGCCGCGTTTCCAGGAACCATCATCAGTCCCTGCTTCTCCGGCCAACCCCGTCCTGGCCACCCCCGCTACCATGCCCAAGCCCACATTGGCCGAAGCCAGACGtcccccgccgccacctccgGCGCCTGCATCCGTTAGCAAGCCAGAACCCAAAATGAATTCATTTACCAGCATGTCGTCGATTCCGAGCGGCTCCTCGCTTGCCGCGGTTGCTGCCCCACCCGCGCCTGTCCAGAGCAAGAAGATCGCGGCTGTTGTCCAGCAAGAAACAAAGGCCAACAAGAAGGCgcgcagcagcaccagcagctcgCCAAAAATCAACGGagtcaaggagaaggactcGCTGCCGCCCCTTCCAGCCAGCGAGCGCTCCATCTTGGATTTCGGGAGGGCCAAGCccggcgaggaggtcgagcCGCCCAGCATCGCGCTTCACATCCCGCTCAAGCAAGGTGAGAATAACAAGTATGTCAACTTCATGCGCATGGCCGAGGAACGCTACGGATGGGACGCTTTGCACCCCAGATTGGCTGCCTCGCGGGAGCGCAAGGCTCTCATCGCAGCTGCCACGGCCGctttggagaaggagaagaatgGCAGCGGCCGTGACACTGGGGACGAAATGGAGGAAGACCTGAGCGAGGCCGACAACAGCAATGTGGAAATGGGCGGCATGGGCAACGGAAATCCGGCCAGCGGCCCCGAAGCTGCTCCTGCCAAgccggcgaggaagaagcggaATTTCAAGGAGGACGAGTACGACAAGGATGATGACTTTGTGGATGACTCTGAGATGCTCTGGGAAGAGCAGGCAGCTGCGAGCAGGGATGGATTCTTCGTCTACAGCGGACCTCTGATCCCCGAGGTGGAGAAGCCTGTTGTGCCCGAGGGACCCCCGAGACGCGGTCGTGGTGGACGTGGAAGAGGATCCAGGGGTGGTGCTCGTGGCGGTGGCGAGAGCGGACGGGGCCGAGGTGGCGGGCCCGGTTCGAGAGGCGGCACCGTGAGGAAGCCAAGAATCACGAAGCTCGAGAAGGAACAGCGGGATAGGgagaaggcggagagggaggcgctGGCGCAGATGGCGAGCAAAGCCGGTGCGACGACACCGGGTCCAACTGCGAACACGTCTCCCGCTGGTGCACTTAATCTGTTGACACTTACGCCTCCGGCGGCTGGAACAGGTGTCACTTTGTAA
- a CDS encoding uncharacterized protein (EggNog:ENOG503NYAV; BUSCO:EOG092606AD; COG:S): MEGFGLEVRDVLEHTPDEVKPPSFPTPANQSATGFPAPKKRVSAFKKQRQNNNTSMLPTPPAQYGPERPPAPKPEVSEKQRIAEENDALLNSLPPDQIMEEQRDLFKNLDPKLIQMLLRRANLDDSGPAKFDPSPEPSSSAKTTPVTTTTKPPKVTVEDVSENIPPPPSKKDPTKPKKTVTFDEDAAPPAPPANLIPVKKITTTDPNLVITPSNAPDEAHTFHTHYPQPPTVPDLDPEDPDFLEKMHSKFFPNLPADPSKLAWMAPIPTPGSAADKESPYYPGQDSLPVSALRFDFRGLLIPPRLSRQIPVTKGLHHHGEAPEAAGYTIPELARYARSEVPAQRCIAYQTLGRMLYRLGRGDWGKGEGGRVGEEDDLAFGLWRCFKENRVVESIEEEVQGEEGRGHRSCYAYATEALWLFEKGGWRERWRGM, encoded by the coding sequence ATGGAGGGATTTGGACTAGAGGTACGAGACGTTCTCGAACACACACCCGACGAGGTCAAGCCCCCGAGCTTCCCGACTCCCGCCAACCAGTCCGCGACCGGATTCCCAGCGCCCAAGAAACGAGTTTCTGCCTTCAAGAAGCAGCGccagaacaacaacacgAGCATGCTCCCGACTCCTCCAGCCCAATATGGCCCAGAGcggccaccagcaccaaagcCTGAGGTGTCAGAAAAGCAGAGAATCGCCGAGGAAAATGACGCCCTTTTGAACTCGTTGCCGCCCGATCAGATCATGGAAGAACAGCGCGACCTTTTCAAGAACCTTGATCCAAAGCTCATCCAAATGCTGCTCCGGCGCGCAAACCTCGACGATTCCGGTCCCGCGAAATTCGATCCGTCCCCAGAACCCTCTTCGAGCGCGAAAACAACCCCCGTAACAACCACgaccaaaccccccaaagtCACCGTCGAGGACGTCTCAGAAAacataccaccaccaccatccaagaAAGATCCCACAAAACCCAAGAAAACAGTCACCTTTGACGAAGACGCCgctcccccagctcccccagccaacctcatccccGTCAAaaagatcaccaccaccgacccaAACCTCGTCATaaccccctccaacgcccCCGACGAAGCCCACACATTCCACACCCACTACCCCCAGCCCCCCACTGTCCCCGACCTCGACCCCGAAGACCCGGACTTTCTCGAGAAAATGCACTCCAAattcttccccaacctccccgccgACCCCTCCAAGCTCGCCTGGATGgcccccatcccaaccccgGGATCCGCCGCCGACAAAGAATCCCCTTACTACCCAGGCCAGGACTCACTCCCCGTCTCTGCGCTGCGCTTTGACTTTCGCGGTTTACTCATCCCACCGAGATTATCCCGGCAAATCCCTGTAACGAAGGgtcttcaccaccatggtGAGGCGCCCGAGGCGGCGGGGTATACTATTCCCGAGTTGGCGAGATATGCGAGATCGGAGGTCCCAGCGCAGAGGTGTATTGCTTATCAGACGCTGGGCAGGATGCTGTAcaggttgggaaggggtgattgggggaagggtgagggtgggagggtaggggaggaggacgattTGGCGTttgggttgtggaggtgTTTCAAGGAGAATCGGGTGGTGGAGAGTattgaagaggaggtgcagggggaggaggggagggggcacAGGAGTTGTTATGCTTATGCGACGGAGGCGTTATGGCTgtttgagaaggggggttggagagagaggtggagggggatgtga
- a CDS encoding uncharacterized protein (EggNog:ENOG503P4NB), protein MAAQPSFNSNNPFRRKPVATTDVPDLQSTTPPPPPPPTIQGDDNTSSLTIGGGGGDQFWETLQGVPRPAQPPPTTSFLKQKVVKKVRVQSPPPSSPEESDGFGERFPPIGEPDEESDSGSESSEEEEEEGEEEEEEEVDPFGVGGGSNKSSVEELAVQEGDRRREGGVPRIFFQMGQPGLEERGETEVGAGGSRGGLDVDAFRRLLLTGQTGGSTPARSSADLGRAEERAGTEITIQLQDTPRLSREIPGQTVGDEQQRLLPNPPAATLQPAPTILRKKPPPPSSRHGKLIRPDPTRQESSSSLGGKTSSSSSLASPKPVTSPSRQRPPTPSDVNKPLPSQPSVSEDGNIFDHEAAGKIPEPAMPDPGLHIIHALRSPSPTSSLPTPPPSRKPAPPPRRQPHHGRSEPRPFSPEEELFSSTRRSSMESTRSRSSSLRANIHAPAPPPPRRPSQRVVASPSGEAVSPPPTLSGRSTPNNNSVVTPTLAGSVVEAIASPPPVGGTAKEKLTPPPPPPARGASVRAKKPVGAAGEGVVRRSSGNSKPAPPVPKHRGGGGSVRNSAMAVATAVTPDTTDEVVVSTPGGGGGDGVDILADLTRLQREVDELRAGLANGGSK, encoded by the exons ATGGCCGCCCAGCCATCGTTCAATTCCAATAACCCGTTTCGTCGCAAGCCCGTTGCCACTACCGACGTCCCAGATCTGCAGTCgacgacccctcctccaccaccaccgccgacgATACAGGGGGATGATAATACCTCGAGTTTGACGAttgggggcggcggcggtgatcaATTCTGGGAAACATTGCAGGGTGTACCGAGACCGGCtcagccgccgccgacgacgagTTTTCTGAAGCAAAAGGTTGTCAAGAAGGTAAGGGTGCAGAGCCCGCCGCCGAGTAGTCCGGAGGAGAGcgatgggtttggggagaggTTCCCGCCGATTGGGGAGCCGGATGAGGAGAGTGATAGTGGTAGTGAGAGtagtgaggaggaagaggaggagggggaggaggaggaggaggaggag gtagATCcttttggggtgggtggggggtcGAATAAGAGCTCGGTTGAGGAGTTGGCGGTGCAAGAGGGGGATAGGCggcgggagggaggggtgccGAGGATATTTTTCCAGATGGGACAACcagggttggaggagaggggggaaacTGAGGTGGGGGCAGGAGGGTCGAGGGGAGGGCTGGATGTGGATGCGTTCaggaggctgttgttgactGGACAGACCGGGGGATCAACACCGGCACGGTCGAGTGCTGATCTCGGGAGGGCGGAGGAAAGAGCTGGGACGGAGATAACGATACAGTTGCAGGACACGCCACGTCTATCACGGGAAATACCAGGCCAGACGGTTGGAGATGAGCAGCAGAGGTtactccccaaccctcccgcCGCCACCCTCCAACCTGCACCGACCATCCTGAGAAagaaaccccctcccccgagcTCCCGCCATGGAAAACTCATCCGACCAGACCCGACCCGCCAGGAGAGCAGCAGCTCCCTAGGCGGCAAAacctcgtcttcatcatcactaGCAAGCCCTAAACCTGTCACGTCACCATCTCGACAGCGGCCCCCAACCCCGTCAGACGTTAACAAACCCCTCCCTTCACAGCCCTCGGTGTCAGAAGATGGCAATATATTCGACCACGAAGCAGCGGGGAAGATTCCCGAGCCTGCCATGCCCGACCCAGGTCTTCACATCATCCACGCTTtacgctccccctccccaacctctaGTCTgccgacaccaccaccgtcaagAAAACCTGCCCCCCCACCGAGACGACAACCACATCATGGCAGGTCCGAGCCTAGGCCTTTTTCACCAGAGGAGGAATTGTTTAGCAGTACTCGTCGATCATCAATGGAATCGACCCGTTCCCGGTCTTCTTCCTTACGAGCCAACATCCACGCGCCggcaccgccgcccccgAGGAGACCATCGCAGAGGGTGGTGGCGTCGCCCAGTGGTGAGGCTGTATCTCCGCCCCCGACACTGTCTGGGAGGAGTACGCCGAATAATAACAGTGTGGTCACACCGACGCTGGCGGGATCGGTGGTGGAAGCTATTGCCAGCCCTCCACCGGTGGGAGGGACGGCAAAGGAGAAGttgacgccgccgccgccgcctccggcTAGGGGGGCGAGTGTGAGGGCTAAGAAACCTGTCGGGgcagcgggggagggggtggtgaggaggagtagTGGGAATAGCAAGCCGGCGCCGCCGGTGCCGAAGCataggggtggtggtggtagtgttAGGAATAGTGCTATGGCAGTGGCGACGGCGGTAACACCGGACACGAcggatgaggtggtggtgtccacacctgggggtggtggtggtgacggggtGGATATATTGGCTGATTTAACGAGGTtgcagagggaggtggatgagttgAGGGCTGGGTTGGCTAATGGGGGGTCGAAGTGA
- a CDS encoding uncharacterized protein (COG:B; EggNog:ENOG503P3Z3) gives MPPKKTETKTEGAAAPKAKAAPAHPSYQDMITDAIIQLKDRNGSSRQSLKKYVKSNNTINASDNMFDSLFNKALKSGVDKGIFEQPKGPSGGTKLAKKTAAPKEKKPAAPKKAAAPKEKKEAAPKEKKAATKKAAAPKEKKEKKETAPKEKKEKKAAAPKKAAAPKEKKEKKAAPKKAAQAPAEEKPAVLTKTKSGRVTKAAPAAKAAPKKAAPKKAAAPKKEKTPKKADKAEAASA, from the exons atgccTCCCAAGAAGACCGAGACCAAGACTGAGGGCGCCGCTGCCCCCAAGGCAAAGGCCGCCCCCGCCCACCCCTCCTACCAG GACATGATCACGGATGCCATCATTCAG CTCAAGGATCGCAATGGCTCCAG CCGTCAATCCCTCAAGAAGTATGTCAagagcaacaacaccatcaatgCCTCTGACAACATGTTCGActccctcttcaacaagGCCTTGAAGTCTGGTGTCGACAAGGGCATCTTCGAGCAACCCAAGGGCCCCTCCGGCGGCACCAAGCTCGCCAAGAAGACTGCCGCTcccaaggaaaagaagccTGCTGCCCCTAAGAAGGCCGCCGcgcccaaggagaagaaggaggctgctcccaaggagaagaaggctgccaccaagaaggctgccgctcccaaggagaagaaggagaagaaggagaccGCTCCCaaggagaaaaaggagaagaaggccgctgcccccaagaaggctgccgcgcccaaggagaagaaggagaagaaggctgcccCCAAGAAG GCTGCCCAAGCCCCTGCTGAGGAGAAGCCTGCTGTCCTGACCAAGACCAAGTCCGGTCGCGTCACCAAGGCTGCCCCCGCCGCCAAGGCCGCgcccaagaaggctgctcccaagaaggccgctgcccccaagaaggagaagacaCCAAAGAAGGCTGACAAGGCGGAAGCTGCCTCGGCGTAG